From the genome of Acidimicrobiia bacterium, one region includes:
- a CDS encoding MFS transporter, with protein MATARGIASTTFRSLRTRNYRLFFIGQGISLCGTWMQTIALGWLVLSLSHNSGVAIGAVIALQFVPTLFLGVWGGVLADRFDKRLLLILSAITMGCAAATLAVLTLTGVVALWMVFAIVLVQGLAQAVDNPARLSFVSEMTGPADLPNAIGLNSALFQVARIVGPAFAGVIIVLVGTGLCFALNALSYVAVIGALLLMDTSVLHRGAPVARAKGQIREGLRYIRETPELRSILIMTAVVGTLAINFPVVLPLFAKVTFDGNAATYSWMTVSMGIGALVGALVVAHKSKPTGLVVVVSGLGFGAAIIIASLAPTIALFVFVVAFVGAGQITFLATCQSTVQLEAEPSKRGRVMSVYTITILGTTPIGGPLIGWISQEFGPRYGFAIGGVATLAVTLFFARTLLRAPRRSSTNEPASLEVVERPLTTPVAST; from the coding sequence ATGGCCACCGCGCGGGGCATCGCGTCCACCACGTTCCGCTCGTTGCGCACGCGCAACTACCGGCTGTTCTTCATCGGCCAGGGCATCTCGCTCTGCGGAACCTGGATGCAGACCATCGCGCTCGGGTGGCTCGTGCTGAGCCTGTCGCACAACAGCGGCGTCGCGATCGGTGCCGTCATCGCGCTGCAGTTCGTGCCCACACTCTTCCTCGGGGTGTGGGGCGGCGTGCTCGCCGACCGCTTCGACAAGCGCCTCCTGCTGATCCTGAGCGCCATCACGATGGGGTGCGCGGCGGCAACCCTCGCGGTGCTCACGCTCACTGGCGTCGTCGCGCTCTGGATGGTGTTCGCGATCGTCCTCGTGCAGGGCCTCGCGCAAGCGGTCGACAACCCGGCCCGGCTCTCGTTCGTCTCCGAGATGACCGGTCCGGCCGACCTCCCGAACGCCATCGGGCTCAACAGCGCGCTGTTCCAGGTGGCGCGCATCGTCGGCCCGGCGTTCGCGGGCGTGATCATCGTGCTGGTGGGCACGGGTCTGTGTTTCGCGCTGAACGCGCTCTCGTACGTCGCGGTGATCGGCGCACTGCTCTTGATGGACACATCGGTGCTCCACCGCGGTGCGCCGGTGGCCAGGGCAAAGGGCCAGATCCGAGAAGGCCTCCGCTACATCCGGGAGACGCCCGAGTTGCGGTCGATCCTCATCATGACGGCCGTGGTCGGAACGCTCGCGATCAACTTCCCGGTGGTGCTGCCGCTCTTCGCGAAGGTCACCTTCGACGGCAACGCCGCCACGTACAGCTGGATGACGGTGTCGATGGGTATCGGCGCGCTCGTCGGAGCTCTGGTGGTCGCGCACAAGTCGAAGCCCACCGGGCTCGTCGTGGTGGTGAGCGGCCTCGGGTTCGGTGCCGCGATCATCATCGCCTCGCTCGCGCCCACGATCGCGTTGTTCGTGTTCGTGGTCGCGTTCGTCGGCGCCGGCCAGATCACGTTTCTCGCCACGTGCCAGTCCACCGTGCAACTCGAGGCGGAACCGTCGAAGCGCGGGCGGGTGATGTCCGTCTACACGATCACGATCCTCGGTACCACGCCGATCGGCGGTCCGCTCATCGGCTGGATCAGCCAGGAGTTCGGCCCGCGCTACGGCTTCGCGATCGGTGGCGTGGCCACCCTCGCCGTCACCCTCTTCTTCGCCCGCACCCTGCTGCGCGCCCCGCGCCGCAGCTCCACCAACGAACCGGCGTCGCTCGAGGTCGTAGAGCGACCTCTGACGACGCCGGTTGCGTCTACGTAA
- a CDS encoding PASTA domain-containing protein: RLVVRGTTVTLTVSSGPKLVAVPYVVGWSADDALGELQDAGFAVAIATAPVPNSQVGDVVAEDPPGGRAPEGGTVTVTVGIRQPAKGR, translated from the coding sequence ACCGCCTCGTCGTGCGGGGCACGACGGTCACGCTCACGGTGTCGTCCGGGCCGAAGCTCGTGGCGGTTCCCTATGTGGTCGGCTGGTCGGCCGACGACGCGCTCGGGGAGCTCCAGGACGCCGGGTTCGCGGTGGCCATCGCGACCGCGCCGGTGCCGAACAGCCAGGTCGGCGACGTGGTGGCCGAGGACCCGCCGGGCGGGCGGGCCCCGGAGGGTGGCACCGTCACCGTCACCGTCGGGATCCGCCAGCCCGCGAAAGGTAGATAG
- a CDS encoding MarR family transcriptional regulator, which produces MTTPTATSTPSGPTPTELAPEVLASRLRLANARLARRVRQEALSGGDDLTASRLAALATIENLGPITLGELAAEEQVQPPSMTRIVARLEEHGFTTREVDAQDRRIVRVQITDAGRQTLARSRTRKNAFLAKRVARLSPNERAALADALPVLEQLIGD; this is translated from the coding sequence GTGACCACTCCGACCGCCACCTCCACCCCCTCGGGCCCCACGCCCACCGAACTCGCCCCCGAGGTCCTTGCGTCCCGGCTGCGGCTGGCCAACGCCCGGCTCGCCCGCCGGGTGCGGCAGGAGGCGCTGAGCGGGGGCGACGACCTCACCGCGTCCCGTCTCGCCGCGCTCGCCACCATCGAAAACCTCGGGCCGATCACCCTCGGCGAGCTCGCGGCCGAGGAGCAGGTGCAGCCGCCGAGCATGACCCGCATCGTCGCCCGGCTCGAGGAGCACGGCTTCACCACTCGTGAGGTCGACGCGCAAGACCGCCGCATCGTGCGCGTGCAGATCACCGACGCCGGCCGCCAAACCCTCGCGCGCAGCCGCACGCGCAAGAACGCGTTCCTCGCCAAGCGCGTCGCGCGCTTGTCGCCCAACGAGCGCGCCGCGCTCGCCGACGCGCTCCCCGTTCTCGAGCAGCTCATCGGCGACTGA